A genomic segment from Corylus avellana chromosome ca5, CavTom2PMs-1.0 encodes:
- the LOC132182627 gene encoding putative disease resistance protein RGA3 produces the protein MAEIVLYDTAGSIIRSLSSLALQEIGVLWGFKNELRKLGDTVSTIQAVLLDSEEKQAHNHAIKDWLRKLKDAMYDADDLLDDYSTQLLRRQLMTRDKKMAKQVRIFFSKSNQLGYGFKMGHKIKAIRARLDEIATDRIKFGFNEHTTATQFEHMKRQDTHSFVHGEDVIGREDDKEYVKKLLFDPNMNEKNVSIIPIVAIGGQGKTTLAQYVYNDEEVRRHFDLRMWACVSDPFDVKAIIVKLIESATKERPKSLEMDPLQSELRAKIDGKRYLLVLDDVWNENRLTWSNLEKLLVGGLRGSKVLITTRSEKVAEITGLSA, from the exons ATGGCTGAAATAGTTCTCTACGACACTGCTGGGAGCATCATTAGGAGTTTGAGCTCTCTTGCTCTCCAAGAGATTGGAGTGTTATGGGGTTTCAAAAATGAGCTTCGAAAGCTCGGGGACACCGTTTCCACCATCCAAGCTGTGCTTTTGGACTCGGAGGAGAAGCAGGCCCATAACCATGCGATCAAAGATTGGCTTCGAAAGCTCAAGGATGCCATGTACGACGCCGACGACTTGCTGGATGACTACTCCACTCAACTTCTACGCCGACAACTGATGACACGGGATAAGAAGATGGCAAAACAA GTACgcatcttcttttccaaatcgAACCAGCTTGGATATGGCTTTAAAATGGGTCATAAGATCAAGGCAATTAGGGCGAGACTAGATGAAATTGCAActgataggatcaaatttggCTTCAATGAGCACACCACAGCGACACAGTTTGAGCATATGAAAAGACAAGATACACACTCATTTGTACATGGGGAAGATGTCATTGGGAGAGAGGATGATAAGGAGTATGTTAAAAAGCTATTATTCGATCCCAATATGAATGAGAAGAATGTTTCCATAATTCCCATAGTTGCGATTGGTGGACAAGGAAAGACCACACTTGCCCAGTATGTGTACAATGACGAGGAGGTTCGAAGACATTTTGACCTAAGGATGTGGGCATGTGTCTCTGATCCTTTTGACGTGAAAGCTATCATTGTAAAGCTCATAGAATCTGCGACTAAGGAGAGACCTAAAAGCCTTGAGATGGATCCATTGCAAAGTGAGCTTCGAGCGAAAATTGATGGGAAGCgatatttacttgttttagatgatgtGTGGAATGAGAATCGTCTAACATGGTCCAACTTGGAAAAGTTGTTAGTGGGTGGCCTAAGAGGAAGCAAAGTTTTGATTACTACACGTAGCGAAAAGGTTGCAGAGATTACAG GTCTGTCAGCTTGA